Proteins co-encoded in one Rattus rattus isolate New Zealand chromosome 5, Rrattus_CSIRO_v1, whole genome shotgun sequence genomic window:
- the LOC116901831 gene encoding 40S ribosomal protein S25-like, with amino-acid sequence MPPKDDKKKKDAGKSAKKDKDPVNKSGGKAKKKWSKGNVRDKLNNLVLFDKATYDKLCKEVPNYKLITPAVVSERLKIRGSLARAALQELLSKGLIKLVSKHRAQVIYTRNTKGGDAPAAGEDI; translated from the coding sequence ATGCCGCCCAAAGAcgacaagaagaagaaggatgctGGAAAGTCGgccaaaaaagacaaagacccagTAAATAAATCTGGTGGCAAGGCAAAAAAGAAGTGGTCCAAAGGCAATGTTCGGGACAAGCTGAACAATCTCGTCCTGTTTGACAAAGCTACTTACGATAAACTTTGTAAGGAAGTTCCCAACTATAAGCTTATTACTCCAGCTGTGGTCTCTGAGAGACTGAAGATTCGAGGTTCCTTGGCCAGGGCAGCCCTTCAGGAGCTACTTAGTAAAGGACTTATCAAGCTGGTTTCAAAGCACAGAGCCCAAGTAATTTACACCAGAAACACAAAGGGTGGAGATGCTCCAGCTGCTGGTGAAGATATATAA